The following are from one region of the Thermus antranikianii DSM 12462 genome:
- a CDS encoding archease → MVVKPLNHTADVGFLLEAESLEGLFQAALKGLLQVMFLFPPEGGSRRRRLSLEAEDLETLLVRFLNELIYLIQTKGFVPGRARVQVNKEAGGYRLTATLWGEPFQESLGFQGEVKSATFHGLQVSRENGVWKAQVILDV, encoded by the coding sequence ATGGTGGTAAAGCCCCTGAACCACACCGCCGACGTGGGGTTCCTCCTGGAGGCGGAAAGCCTCGAGGGCCTCTTCCAGGCCGCCCTGAAAGGGCTTCTCCAGGTGATGTTCCTCTTTCCCCCAGAAGGGGGAAGCCGGCGCAGGCGCCTTTCCCTGGAGGCGGAGGACCTGGAAACCCTCCTGGTCCGCTTCCTTAACGAGCTCATCTACCTGATCCAGACCAAGGGCTTCGTGCCCGGAAGGGCCCGGGTACAGGTAAACAAGGAAGCCGGGGGCTACCGCCTCACCGCCACCCTCTGGGGCGAGCCCTTCCAGGAGAGCCTTGGCTTCCAGGGGGAGGTGAAAAGCGCCACCTTCCACGGCCTGCAGGTGAGCCGGGAAAACGGGGTATGGAAGGCCCAGGTGATCCTAGACGTGTAA
- the plsX gene encoding phosphate acyltransferase PlsX — protein sequence MRIALDAMGGDRAPGVTVQGAFLAAKEGVEVLLVGEEARLRAELARLGASLPIHHAPDWIPMEEHATEVRKRRESSIMVAMDLLKRGEVQAVVSMGHTGATMAAALFTLGRVKGVERPALLVEFPSQRGRTFLLDGGANADCRPSFLVQFAAMGLAYAEASGLKDPKVGLLSIGEEEGKGNALVLETYPLLKDALGERFFGNVEGRDIFLGTAEVVVTDGFTGNVALKLAEGEAKVLLGWIKEALTSSPLARLGALLARGALRKVRDRVDPAQYGAMPLLGVEGAVFIGHGSADALAVKNALLRARSLVAAGLLDRVRAGLSALHV from the coding sequence ATGAGGATCGCCCTGGACGCCATGGGGGGGGACCGGGCCCCCGGGGTTACGGTCCAGGGAGCCTTCCTGGCCGCTAAGGAAGGGGTGGAGGTCCTTTTGGTGGGGGAGGAGGCCCGCTTGCGGGCTGAGCTCGCTCGCCTGGGGGCTTCCTTGCCCATCCACCATGCTCCGGACTGGATCCCCATGGAGGAGCATGCCACCGAGGTGAGGAAGCGCCGGGAAAGCTCCATCATGGTGGCCATGGACCTTCTGAAGCGGGGTGAGGTCCAGGCGGTGGTGTCCATGGGCCACACCGGAGCCACCATGGCCGCGGCCCTCTTCACCCTGGGGCGGGTCAAAGGGGTGGAAAGGCCTGCCCTTTTGGTGGAGTTCCCCAGCCAAAGGGGACGCACCTTCCTCCTGGACGGGGGGGCCAACGCCGACTGCCGCCCTTCCTTCTTGGTGCAGTTCGCCGCCATGGGCCTGGCCTATGCCGAGGCCAGCGGCCTTAAGGACCCCAAGGTGGGCCTTCTTTCCATCGGTGAGGAGGAGGGGAAGGGCAACGCCCTGGTGTTGGAAACCTACCCCCTCCTGAAGGATGCCTTGGGAGAGCGGTTTTTCGGCAACGTGGAGGGGCGGGACATCTTCTTGGGCACCGCGGAGGTGGTGGTCACCGACGGCTTTACCGGGAACGTGGCCCTGAAGCTGGCGGAGGGGGAGGCCAAGGTCCTCCTCGGTTGGATCAAGGAAGCCCTCACCTCAAGTCCCTTGGCCCGGTTGGGGGCCCTCCTGGCCCGGGGGGCTTTGCGAAAGGTGAGGGACAGGGTGGATCCTGCCCAGTATGGGGCCATGCCGCTTCTAGGGGTGGAGGGAGCGGTCTTCATCGGCCACGGTTCCGCCGACGCTTTGGCGGTGAAAAACGCCCTCCTTCGGGCCAGGAGCTTGGTGGCGGCAGGGCTTTTAGACCGGGTGCGGGCGGGTCTTTCCGCCTTACACGTCTAG
- the trxA gene encoding thioredoxin, producing MAKPIEVTDANFDQTLSGHPLVLVDFWAEWCAPCRMIAPILEELAREYEGKLLVAKLDVDENPKTAMRFRVMSIPTVILFKNGQPVEVLVGAQPKRNFEAKIQKHLPASA from the coding sequence ATGGCGAAGCCCATAGAGGTTACCGACGCCAACTTTGACCAGACCTTAAGCGGACACCCCCTGGTCCTGGTGGACTTCTGGGCGGAGTGGTGTGCTCCTTGCCGCATGATCGCTCCCATCCTGGAGGAGCTGGCCAGGGAGTACGAGGGGAAGCTCTTGGTGGCCAAGCTGGACGTGGACGAAAACCCCAAGACGGCCATGCGCTTTAGGGTCATGAGCATTCCCACGGTGATCCTCTTCAAAAACGGCCAGCCGGTGGAGGTTCTGGTGGGGGCCCAGCCCAAGCGCAACTTTGAGGCCAAAATCCAGAAGCACCTTCCTGCGAGCGCATGA
- a CDS encoding RNA-binding protein S1 gives MELEAGSVVEGRVVRVTEFGAFVELPGGEQGLVHISQIAHEFVRNVRDFLNEGDIVQVMVKGRDARGRLDLSIKDLTPAPEGAPPPRPRRLPKQSPEFENKLKSFLRGTGGFSGKGGKKGGRKRR, from the coding sequence GTGGAGCTAGAAGCAGGAAGCGTTGTAGAGGGTCGTGTGGTGCGGGTCACGGAGTTTGGTGCCTTCGTGGAACTCCCGGGGGGCGAGCAGGGGCTGGTGCATATCTCTCAGATCGCCCACGAGTTCGTGAGGAACGTGCGGGACTTCCTCAACGAGGGGGACATCGTCCAGGTGATGGTGAAGGGCCGGGACGCCAGGGGGCGTCTGGACCTTTCCATCAAGGACCTCACCCCTGCCCCGGAAGGGGCTCCGCCCCCCAGGCCCAGGCGCCTGCCCAAGCAGTCCCCCGAGTTTGAGAACAAGCTCAAAAGCTTCCTCCGGGGCACCGGGGGTTTCAGCGGCAAGGGGGGTAAGAAGGGCGGAAGGAAAAGGCGGTGA
- the folK gene encoding 2-amino-4-hydroxy-6-hydroxymethyldihydropteridine diphosphokinase, giving the protein MLAYVGLGSNLGDRAGYLLQALSLLSRLPETRFLRLSPVYETEPVGPPQPPYLNLVAEVDTGLSPRAFLEGLLGIEQSLGRERRERWGPRTIDLDLLLYGDLVLREEGLEVPHPRLHQRAFVLVPLADLIPEGRHPVLGRTFAELLAPLDRKGVRPFVL; this is encoded by the coding sequence GTGCTGGCCTATGTGGGCTTGGGTTCCAACCTGGGGGACCGGGCGGGCTATCTTCTGCAGGCCCTTTCCCTCCTTTCCCGGCTTCCCGAGACCCGGTTTTTGCGCCTTTCCCCCGTGTACGAAACCGAGCCCGTGGGCCCACCCCAGCCTCCCTACCTGAACCTGGTGGCGGAGGTGGATACGGGACTTTCCCCACGGGCTTTCCTGGAGGGCCTCCTGGGGATAGAGCAAAGCCTTGGGCGGGAGCGGAGGGAGCGCTGGGGGCCGAGGACCATCGACCTGGACCTCCTGCTCTACGGGGACCTGGTCCTAAGGGAGGAGGGCCTCGAGGTGCCCCATCCCAGGCTCCACCAGCGGGCCTTCGTCCTGGTGCCCTTGGCCGATCTTATCCCGGAGGGACGGCACCCGGTGCTTGGGCGCACCTTTGCCGAACTCCTCGCCCCCCTGGACCGAAAGGGGGTGCGACCCTTTGTGCTATAG
- the lysJ gene encoding [LysW]-aminoadipate semialdehyde transaminase LysJ produces the protein MVEVNGVNVDWRTLLEAEKSLDTGVYTKHDLLLVRGQGARVWDAEGHEYIDCVGGYGVANLGHANPEVVEAIKKQAETLLSMPQTLPTPTRGEFYRTLVSLLPPELNRVFPTNSGTEANEAAIKFAWAHTKRRKLVAAMRGFSGRTLGSLSVTWEPKYREPFMPLLGPVEFIPFNDVEALRKAVDEETAAVILEPVQGEGGVRPATREFLEAAREITREKGALLILDEIQTGMGRTGRRFAFEHYGVVPDILTLAKALGGGVPIGVAVMREEVAKSMPKGGHGTTFGGNPLAMAAGVAALRYLERTRLWERAAELGPWFMEKLREIPSPKIREVRGLGLMVGLELKEKVAPYIERLEKEHRVLTLQAGPTVIRFLPPLVIEKADLERVVEAVRAVLTQ, from the coding sequence ATGGTTGAGGTAAACGGGGTAAACGTGGACTGGCGGACCCTTCTGGAGGCGGAAAAGAGCCTGGATACTGGCGTCTACACCAAGCACGACCTTCTTTTGGTGCGGGGGCAGGGGGCTAGGGTTTGGGATGCCGAGGGCCACGAGTACATCGACTGCGTGGGGGGCTACGGGGTGGCCAACCTGGGCCACGCCAACCCCGAGGTGGTGGAGGCCATCAAGAAGCAGGCGGAAACCCTCCTCTCCATGCCCCAGACCCTGCCCACCCCCACGCGGGGGGAGTTCTACCGCACCCTGGTAAGCCTTCTTCCCCCCGAACTCAACCGGGTCTTCCCCACCAACTCCGGCACCGAGGCCAACGAGGCGGCCATCAAGTTCGCCTGGGCCCACACCAAGAGGCGGAAGCTGGTGGCCGCCATGCGGGGTTTCTCCGGGCGCACCCTGGGAAGCCTTTCCGTGACCTGGGAGCCCAAGTACCGGGAGCCCTTCATGCCCCTCTTGGGGCCCGTGGAGTTCATTCCCTTTAACGACGTGGAGGCCCTAAGGAAGGCGGTGGACGAGGAAACCGCGGCGGTGATCCTCGAGCCCGTGCAGGGGGAAGGAGGGGTGCGCCCCGCCACCCGGGAGTTTCTGGAGGCCGCCCGGGAGATTACCCGGGAAAAAGGTGCCCTGCTGATCCTGGACGAGATCCAGACCGGCATGGGGCGCACGGGAAGGCGCTTCGCCTTTGAGCACTATGGGGTGGTACCCGACATCCTCACCCTGGCCAAGGCCCTTGGGGGCGGGGTGCCCATCGGGGTAGCGGTGATGCGGGAAGAGGTGGCGAAAAGCATGCCCAAGGGGGGCCACGGCACCACCTTCGGGGGGAATCCCTTGGCCATGGCCGCTGGAGTGGCCGCCCTGCGCTACCTGGAGCGCACCCGGCTATGGGAGAGGGCCGCCGAGCTCGGGCCCTGGTTCATGGAAAAGCTAAGGGAGATCCCCTCCCCCAAGATCCGCGAGGTGCGGGGGCTTGGGCTCATGGTGGGCCTCGAGCTCAAGGAAAAGGTCGCCCCCTACATCGAGCGCCTGGAAAAGGAGCACCGGGTGCTGACCCTACAAGCCGGCCCCACGGTGATCCGCTTCCTTCCCCCTTTGGTCATCGAAAAGGCGGATCTGGAGCGGGTGGTGGAGGCGGTGCGGGCTGTGCTAACCCAATAA
- a CDS encoding [LysW]-lysine hydrolase yields MSASALDPVEFLKGALEIPSPSGQERLVAEYLAEGMERLGLKAFVDEADNARGQVGHGPIQVVLLGHIDTVPGVVPVRLEGNKLFGRGAVDAKGPFVAMILAAARLSEEAQRRLTVHLVGATEEEVPSSKGARFVAPRLKPHYAIIGEPSGWEGITLGYKGRLLVKARREKDNFHSAHHEPNAAEELISYFVAIKAWTEAMNVGQKAFDQVQYTLRDFRIQPAELKQVAEMFFDLRLPPRLPPEEAIRHLTAYAPPTIELEFFGREVPYLGPKDTPLTRALRQGIRKAGGKPVFKLKTGTSDMNVLAPHWKVPMVAYGPGDSTLDHTPHEHIEVEEFLKGIEVLKEALEALAKAHPPEPALG; encoded by the coding sequence ATGAGCGCAAGCGCCTTGGACCCCGTTGAGTTCCTCAAAGGGGCCCTGGAGATCCCCTCCCCTTCCGGGCAGGAGCGCCTGGTGGCAGAGTACCTGGCGGAGGGGATGGAAAGGCTGGGCCTTAAGGCCTTCGTGGACGAGGCGGACAACGCCCGGGGCCAGGTGGGCCATGGCCCCATCCAGGTGGTCCTCCTGGGGCACATCGACACCGTGCCCGGGGTGGTGCCGGTGCGCCTGGAGGGCAACAAGCTCTTCGGCCGGGGAGCGGTGGACGCCAAGGGCCCCTTCGTGGCCATGATCCTGGCCGCTGCTAGGCTTTCGGAAGAAGCCCAGCGGCGCCTTACCGTTCACCTGGTGGGGGCCACGGAGGAGGAGGTCCCCAGCTCCAAAGGGGCCCGCTTCGTGGCCCCGAGGCTCAAGCCCCACTACGCCATCATCGGGGAGCCCTCGGGCTGGGAGGGCATCACCCTGGGCTACAAGGGAAGGCTGCTGGTGAAGGCCAGACGGGAAAAGGACAACTTCCACTCCGCCCACCACGAGCCCAACGCCGCCGAGGAGCTCATCAGCTACTTCGTGGCCATCAAGGCCTGGACGGAGGCCATGAACGTGGGGCAAAAGGCCTTTGACCAGGTGCAGTACACCCTAAGGGACTTCCGCATCCAGCCTGCGGAGCTCAAGCAGGTGGCGGAGATGTTCTTTGACCTGCGCCTTCCCCCAAGACTCCCCCCGGAGGAGGCCATTCGCCATCTCACCGCCTACGCCCCCCCCACCATAGAGCTGGAGTTCTTCGGCCGAGAGGTGCCCTACCTGGGTCCCAAGGACACCCCCCTCACCCGGGCCCTCAGGCAAGGGATCCGCAAGGCTGGGGGAAAACCCGTTTTCAAGCTCAAGACCGGGACCAGCGACATGAACGTCCTGGCCCCCCACTGGAAGGTGCCCATGGTGGCCTACGGTCCTGGGGACTCCACCCTAGACCACACCCCTCACGAGCACATAGAAGTGGAGGAGTTCCTGAAAGGAATAGAAGTGCTTAAGGAGGCCCTCGAGGCCCTGGCCAAGGCGCACCCACCGGAGCCAGCCTTGGGCTAA
- a CDS encoding GGDEF domain-containing protein, with translation MAAYGLGFVALLVFLGLFPPTAPWSERFLTPLVALGGGIFLLKRRRGAWGLGLLLLGLGDLVKTLGDLKDLPRGLYLELPYLVGYAALTWALLKIPGEKPRLSLLLVPLALLGLASALKPELGIDRIYTVWDTLLLLLLLPRLEPVFRERLLGERALWGAGLLLYLVADMAYAFLEAEGAYPTGHPAHLLWILGYLLLAWGMEKEGRGEGVFLGQALALGGLFLMPILLLNDPTPWGVRIMALYGGMVGGLGLLYANHLEWRRTEEKRLRWTRFLEELARLSPRVTQTLSPEAVLVGALEATRHLLPQAVGLEVRGRRGLVGERTPHSLAIPLNGDTAYLYLQKPLEESVPPGFLSLLGERIRQVLRQVEWGTLALTDPLTGLLNRRGLEAELPKLLALARRYQAPISVVMLDIDRFKRVNDTYGHPVGDEVLKHLGRILQASVRREDLAVRYGGEEFLLFLYGADRLAAKEVVERIRYRFRHQRVDPIPYPLTLSAGIAGGEVPESEAQLEDWVLKADYALLRAKETGRDRVTMA, from the coding sequence GTGGCCGCCTATGGGTTAGGGTTTGTCGCCCTCCTTGTATTCCTGGGTCTATTCCCCCCCACCGCCCCTTGGAGCGAGCGCTTCCTCACCCCCCTGGTGGCCCTAGGAGGGGGGATTTTCCTTCTAAAACGCCGACGGGGAGCCTGGGGCCTGGGCCTTCTCCTCCTGGGCCTGGGGGACCTGGTCAAGACCCTGGGGGACCTGAAGGATCTACCCAGGGGCCTATACCTAGAGCTCCCCTACCTGGTGGGTTATGCCGCCTTGACCTGGGCTCTCCTCAAGATCCCAGGGGAAAAGCCCCGCCTAAGCCTCCTCCTGGTGCCCTTGGCCCTTTTGGGCCTGGCTTCCGCTTTGAAACCAGAACTGGGCATAGACCGGATCTATACCGTGTGGGATACCCTCCTGCTCCTTCTCCTTTTGCCCAGGCTGGAACCCGTGTTCCGGGAGCGCCTCCTGGGGGAACGGGCCCTTTGGGGAGCAGGGCTTCTCCTCTACCTGGTGGCGGACATGGCCTACGCCTTCCTGGAGGCGGAGGGAGCCTATCCCACCGGCCATCCTGCCCACCTCCTCTGGATCCTGGGGTACCTCCTCCTCGCCTGGGGTATGGAGAAGGAAGGGCGAGGGGAAGGCGTCTTTTTGGGGCAAGCCCTGGCCCTAGGAGGGCTTTTCCTGATGCCCATTCTCCTACTGAACGATCCCACCCCCTGGGGGGTGCGGATCATGGCCCTCTACGGCGGGATGGTGGGGGGGCTGGGCCTCCTTTACGCCAACCACCTGGAATGGCGCCGCACGGAGGAGAAAAGGCTACGCTGGACCCGCTTTCTGGAGGAGCTCGCCCGCCTCTCCCCCCGGGTGACCCAGACCCTAAGCCCTGAGGCTGTGTTGGTGGGGGCCCTCGAGGCCACCCGCCACCTCCTGCCCCAGGCCGTGGGCCTGGAGGTGAGGGGAAGGCGGGGCCTGGTGGGGGAGCGCACCCCCCATTCCCTGGCCATTCCCTTAAACGGGGACACCGCCTACCTCTACCTGCAAAAGCCCTTGGAGGAATCCGTCCCGCCCGGCTTCCTCTCCCTCCTGGGGGAGCGGATCCGGCAAGTCCTGCGCCAGGTGGAGTGGGGCACCCTGGCCCTCACGGATCCCCTCACCGGGCTTTTGAACCGCAGGGGCCTCGAGGCGGAGCTTCCCAAGCTCCTGGCCCTGGCCCGGCGCTACCAGGCCCCCATCAGCGTGGTCATGCTGGACATCGACCGCTTCAAGCGGGTGAACGACACCTACGGCCACCCGGTGGGCGACGAGGTCCTAAAACACCTGGGCCGCATCCTCCAGGCCAGCGTGCGCCGCGAGGACCTGGCGGTGCGCTACGGGGGGGAGGAGTTCCTCCTCTTCCTCTACGGGGCCGACCGCCTTGCGGCCAAGGAGGTGGTGGAGCGCATCCGCTACCGCTTCCGCCACCAAAGGGTGGACCCCATCCCCTATCCCCTCACCCTCTCCGCCGGCATCGCCGGGGGAGAGGTTCCGGAAAGCGAGGCCCAGCTGGAGGACTGGGTTCTCAAGGCCGACTACGCCCTTCTCAGGGCCAAGGAAACGGGCCGGGACCGGGTGACCATGGCGTAA
- a CDS encoding DUF1641 domain-containing protein encodes MERTLTVEERLARIEEVLEKSGLGLLAKVGAGETLAENLGLLMEPKNLQVVSLLARFLDQAEALEKLADTLEKLERSGALAFLGHLSENFGEGLGMLMEPQVLRLFSHGANVLDILSRIEPAAIGMMASALQRGLGETFTPEVMRDPPRVGLAGILKQLSDPEVQKALGVLFLLLKALGKAFGHLNEDMKALEGLMAKMMPKK; translated from the coding sequence ATGGAGAGGACGCTTACGGTGGAAGAAAGGCTGGCCCGCATAGAGGAGGTCCTGGAAAAGAGCGGGCTAGGCCTCCTGGCCAAGGTAGGGGCCGGGGAGACCCTGGCGGAGAACCTGGGCCTCCTCATGGAGCCCAAGAACCTCCAGGTGGTTTCCCTGCTGGCCCGCTTCCTGGACCAGGCGGAGGCCTTGGAGAAGCTGGCGGATACCCTGGAGAAGCTGGAACGATCCGGGGCCTTGGCCTTCCTGGGCCACCTCTCTGAGAACTTCGGGGAGGGCTTGGGGATGCTCATGGAGCCCCAGGTGCTCAGGCTTTTTTCCCACGGGGCCAATGTTCTGGACATCCTTTCCCGGATAGAGCCCGCCGCCATCGGCATGATGGCCTCGGCCCTGCAACGGGGCCTGGGGGAGACCTTTACCCCCGAGGTGATGCGGGATCCACCCCGGGTGGGCCTGGCGGGGATCCTGAAACAGCTTTCCGACCCCGAGGTGCAGAAGGCCCTGGGGGTGCTTTTCCTCCTTCTCAAGGCCCTGGGCAAGGCCTTCGGACACCTGAACGAGGACATGAAGGCCCTGGAAGGCCTCATGGCCAAGATGATGCCCAAGAAGTAG
- a CDS encoding NAD(P)/FAD-dependent oxidoreductase encodes MATKVLVLGGGSGGLVAANKVKRLLGREVEVTLVDKNAYHEFMPAYPWVAFGMREPEQVRRPLANLEKRGITYLQATVEALDPANNRVKTSAGELSYDYLIVSLGAEALPSPAQDGHAPWSLEGALKLREALKNFKGGRVVVGVSSPYYPCPPAPYEVAGQVEFALKVKGIRDKSTVEVFHLNPLPLAGMGPVISGKVMEILRSKGIAFHGEFEPVSFEGGKVRAKDGRELAYDLLILTPPFAPNRVVRESPLAGPQGFPEVNKTTFRSTRFANVFVIGDTVNPSLMLPPAGVVAHFQGEYVAGVIASDLKGAYIGEPFNPVAMCIMDFGDNALLPQCSFERLLAGTGMPSCGVMAVGKWVRVTKMLFEGFWFATLIE; translated from the coding sequence ATGGCGACGAAGGTTCTGGTTTTGGGAGGCGGCTCGGGTGGCCTGGTGGCGGCCAACAAGGTGAAAAGGCTCCTGGGGAGGGAGGTGGAGGTCACCCTGGTGGACAAGAACGCCTACCACGAGTTCATGCCCGCCTATCCCTGGGTGGCCTTCGGCATGCGGGAGCCCGAGCAGGTGCGCAGGCCCCTGGCCAACCTGGAGAAGCGGGGCATCACCTACCTTCAGGCCACGGTGGAGGCCTTAGACCCCGCCAACAACCGGGTGAAGACCAGCGCCGGGGAGCTTTCCTACGACTACCTGATCGTTTCCCTGGGGGCGGAGGCGCTGCCTTCCCCCGCCCAGGACGGCCACGCTCCCTGGAGCCTCGAGGGGGCCTTGAAGCTGAGGGAGGCTCTCAAGAACTTCAAGGGGGGCCGGGTGGTGGTGGGGGTTTCCTCCCCCTACTACCCCTGCCCTCCCGCGCCCTACGAGGTGGCGGGGCAGGTGGAGTTCGCCCTCAAGGTCAAGGGGATCCGGGATAAGAGCACGGTGGAGGTCTTCCACCTAAACCCCCTGCCCCTGGCGGGCATGGGCCCGGTGATCTCGGGGAAGGTCATGGAGATCCTCCGCTCCAAGGGCATCGCCTTCCACGGGGAGTTTGAACCCGTTTCCTTTGAAGGGGGCAAGGTCAGGGCCAAGGACGGGCGGGAGCTGGCCTACGACCTCCTCATCCTTACGCCTCCTTTCGCCCCCAACCGGGTGGTGCGGGAATCCCCCCTGGCGGGGCCCCAGGGCTTCCCCGAGGTGAACAAGACGACCTTCCGCTCCACCCGGTTCGCCAACGTCTTCGTCATCGGGGACACGGTGAACCCCTCCCTCATGCTGCCCCCCGCTGGGGTGGTGGCCCACTTCCAGGGAGAGTACGTGGCCGGGGTCATCGCCTCCGATCTCAAGGGGGCCTATATCGGCGAGCCCTTCAACCCCGTGGCCATGTGCATCATGGACTTCGGGGATAACGCCCTTCTGCCCCAGTGCTCCTTTGAAAGGCTTCTGGCGGGCACGGGGATGCCCTCCTGCGGGGTGATGGCCGTGGGCAAGTGGGTGCGGGTGACCAAGATGCTCTTTGAGGGCTTCTGGTTCGCCACCTTGATCGAGTAG
- a CDS encoding c-type cytochrome, with the protein MTRWLLLLLPLLSACGWMWDQPKVKPFREAPLQVQVAPERVRFGENLNLEVRTGLKPEGGFADNPYAFTDEELVRGKVLYRSFCAICHGLNGEGDGRVIPLGMPKPRSFLDPAVKAMPEGYFYFAATNGFGRMLSYKSRIPERERWLIAHYIKRCLQEEACPLEVINAEVY; encoded by the coding sequence GTGACTAGGTGGCTTCTTCTCCTGCTCCCCCTCCTTTCCGCCTGCGGCTGGATGTGGGACCAGCCCAAGGTGAAGCCGTTTCGGGAAGCACCCCTCCAGGTCCAGGTGGCCCCGGAACGGGTGCGCTTCGGGGAGAACCTGAACCTGGAGGTGCGCACCGGGCTCAAGCCCGAGGGGGGGTTCGCCGACAACCCCTACGCCTTCACGGACGAGGAGCTTGTGCGGGGCAAGGTCCTTTACCGCTCCTTCTGCGCCATCTGCCATGGGCTGAACGGGGAAGGGGATGGGAGGGTGATTCCTTTGGGGATGCCCAAGCCCCGCTCCTTCCTGGACCCAGCGGTGAAGGCCATGCCCGAGGGTTACTTCTACTTTGCGGCCACCAACGGCTTTGGCCGCATGCTCTCCTACAAAAGCCGCATCCCGGAGAGGGAGCGTTGGCTTATTGCCCACTACATCAAGCGGTGCCTGCAGGAGGAGGCCTGCCCTCTGGAGGTGATCAATGCAGAGGTCTATTGA
- a CDS encoding DUF3341 domain-containing protein, translating to MLYGLMAYFDSAERLLEALRVLKEKGYRHLEALTPNPVEGIEEVLGGDGRIPWVAFGLGVLGVGLGLFLQVYTTLDYPHNAGGKTLLGWPAFIPVTFELTILTITVGIFLFLLYINGLPLAAHPAVRAKEYVRVLMDEYGIFVYATDPRFDLEATKALLRELGAEVEEVRRD from the coding sequence ATGCTGTATGGACTCATGGCCTACTTTGACTCTGCGGAAAGGCTTTTAGAGGCCTTAAGGGTGCTCAAGGAAAAGGGATACCGCCACCTCGAGGCCCTCACCCCAAACCCCGTGGAGGGGATCGAGGAGGTCCTGGGGGGGGATGGGCGCATTCCCTGGGTGGCCTTTGGCCTGGGGGTTCTGGGTGTGGGCCTCGGGCTTTTCCTCCAGGTCTACACCACCTTGGACTATCCCCACAACGCCGGAGGCAAGACCCTCTTGGGCTGGCCTGCCTTCATCCCCGTGACCTTTGAGCTCACCATCCTCACCATCACCGTGGGGATCTTCCTCTTTCTCCTGTACATAAACGGCCTTCCCTTGGCCGCCCACCCTGCGGTGAGGGCCAAGGAGTACGTGCGGGTCCTTATGGACGAGTACGGGATCTTCGTCTACGCCACGGACCCTCGGTTCGACCTGGAGGCCACCAAGGCCCTTCTTCGGGAACTGGGCGCCGAGGTGGAGGAGGTGCGGCGTGACTAG